The Fusarium keratoplasticum isolate Fu6.1 chromosome 8, whole genome shotgun sequence genome includes a region encoding these proteins:
- a CDS encoding Amine oxidase: MNFKTLLLSSLPLTSSVLAAKHGYVDVAVVGGGLSGLAAAKDLAAAGKSFVVIEARDRVGGRVLNAHLPNGGVEELGAEFIGPTQDRVIDLASSLGLEMYSTYATGNSTLFYQKTKQTYSADTGGLPPADLESLSELQSFIREVDKMAGQLDVDSPWSHPEAKTWDGLTLESFVKQKVTRPESRFLVENAVASILSTELKEPSLLYFLAYVAAAGNETTPGALGRLVGVHGGAQDSRVNGGTQLLATKLADGLGWDHVKLRSPVRKIIRQGNRYLVVSDRWSVVCNHVVVAMSPPMAKAIAFEPALPAGRVKLNDRMTMGAIGKAIAIYPKPWWRGLGLNGQVLSDSGVIRTTFDNSPADASYGAIMGFIEADEMRKLDTLSEKEVQDLVVNDLVKYFGSQAGQPSGFLLQRWDLEEYSKGGPVAYAPPGILSSAGRYLRARSGNIHFAGTETANYWTGYMDGAIRSGERVAKEILA, translated from the coding sequence ATGAACTTCAAAACTTTGTTGCTATCTTCGCTTCCTTTGACCTCCTCGGTCCTGGCGGCCAAACACGGATATGTTGATGTCGCTGTCGTCGGTGGAGGGCTCTCTGGTTTAGCGGCGGCCAAAGACCTCGCGGCAGCTGGCAAGTCTTTTGTTGTAATTGAAGCCAGAGACCGCGTTGGCGGACGCGTACTGAATGCGCATCTGCCTAACGGAGGAgtggaggagctgggtgCCGAATTTATTGGCCCGACTCAAGACCGTGTCATCGATTTAGCCAGCAGCCTCGGTCTGGAGATGTACTCCACGTACGCAACTGGAAACAGTACACTCTTCTACCAGAAAACCAAGCAAACCTACTCCGCTGATACAGGAGGCCTGCCGCCTGCTGACCTAGAATCTCTTTCCGAGCTTCAAAGCTTCATCCGCGAAGTGGATAAGATGGCTGGGCAGCTCGACGTCGATTCCCCATGGAGTCATCCAGAAGCCAAGACTTGGGACGGTTTAACACTGGAATCCTTTGTCAAACAAAAAGTCACACGACCGGAAAGCCGATTTCTTGTCGAGAACGCCGTCGCGAGCATCTTGTCGACCGAGTTGAAGGAGCCATCGCTTCTCTACTTTCTCGCTTATGTTGCCGCTGCAGGAAACGAAACAACCCCAGGGGCCCTGGGTCGGCTTGTTGGTGTTCACGGTGGTGCCCAGGACAGCCGGGTCAACGGAGGAACTCAGCTTCTCGccaccaagctcgccgaTGGGTTAGGTTGGGATCACGTCAAGCTTCGATCCCCCGTTAGGAAGATCATTCGCCAAGGCAATCGCTATCTTGTCGTCTCGGATCGATGGAGTGTTGTCTGCAACCATGTCGTTGTCGCCATGTCCCCGCcgatggccaaggccattgcGTTTGAGCCAGCGTTGCCGGCCGGTCGGGTCAAGTTGAACGACCGAATGACCATGGGTGCCATCGGGAAAGCCATTGCGATTTATCCTAAGCCCTGGTGGCGCGGGCTTGGTCTTAATGGGCAAGTATTGAGCGATAGTGGTGTCATCCGGACCACATTCGATAATTCACCCGCAGATGCGAGTTATGGTGCCATTATGGGCTTTATCGAAGCCGACGAGATGCGAAAGCTGGACACGCTGAGTGAAAAGGAGGTTCAGGATTTGGTGGTCAATGATCTTGTCAAATACTTTGGGTCGCAAGCAGGTCAGCCATCCGGCTTCCTTCTTCAGCGCTGGGATCTTGAAGAGTACTCCAAGGGTGGCCCTGTGGCATACGCACCGCCGGGCATCCTCAGCTCCGCTGGCCGCTATCTCAGAGCTCGAAGCGGCAACATCCATTTTGCCGGAACAGAGACGGCGAACTACTGGACAGGTTACATGGATGGGGCTATTAGATCAGGCGAGAGGGTGGCGAAGGAAATTCTGGCCTAG
- a CDS encoding Fungal-trans domain-containing protein: MAPPNMDNPHPVKRPRVGERTLLACVGCKQKKLKARSSTFMCSNGRECLVEDPATGLFRPRDYMQSLEARVAYLEGLLQQVRPDVALDHLAGLEKAHADLSPSATFPELPRPSALRNGERAPIVSDADAAESHQHDASLDLEDPADQLSADVALLCLTTASKEPHYFGPSSAVSFSRVVSAAMNLPKKVGGSQASGINFSHGNSSWELATPFPISFPSAPLGTTLSQAYFNNIHPQYPFLHRPTFRFWEELCFKADSTGNLSLAGDIAQFFVWMVYAIASLALGPNHYDTAESYYNMALAHQPSVLELDGIESIQSLLCCAVYSIRSPAGGSLWKLSGLAIRYSIELGYHRSASTYRKNSNPLIAEMSNRCFWVAYDIDRVASFILGRPVGIPDDCIDAELPLDINDEHINALGLLQSPRASPDEPPTNMTGAIHVIKLRRLWSKVGNSIYPAITKCSPSQEVAKKPLIDQLAKELESWHAEIPQPPDTAGLDPLSVFASREWFKLAYDHSVLLLYRYWITHKPPPGEEESVEHALETCSQKAKEICLLYRRLFQYQSMQFTWGSLHILFLGGLTYLYCIWKSARVRQAAKKMDVINTCMACNTALVIIAERWSKATPYRDIFEVLSEKTIGLVCGDEWRPHGNSAVPPTSHSGEAVDSQPLEDWIMELGASDMPTESEWFVQQLLQGMRNTQTDITAEAPPTSLDM; the protein is encoded by the exons atggcaCCTCCGAATATGGACAATCCCCACCCTGTCAAACGCCCCCGCGTTGGAGAGCGGACCTTGCTCGCCTGCGTCGGCTgcaagcagaagaagctcaaggcacGGTCTTCCACCTTCATGTGCTCT AATGGGCGAG AGTGCCTCGTTGAAGACCCTGCGACGGGTCTGTTCCGTCCTCGAGATTACATGCAGTCACTGGAAGCAAGAGTCGCCTATTTAGAaggcctcctccaacaagTCCGACCTGATGTAGCCTTGGATCACCTTGCTGGTCTCGAGAAAGCCCACGCCGACTTATCGCCTTCTGCTACATTCCCCGAGTTGCCCCGACCCTCGGCATTGCGCAATGGCGAAAGAGCGCCCATAGTATCGGATGCAGACGCTGCCGAAAGCCATCAACACGATGCATCTCTAGACCTGGAGGATCCGGCTGACCAGCTCTCCGCCGACGTTGCTCTGTTATGCCTCACAACAGCAAGCAAGGAGCCTCACTACTTCGGTCCATCCTCTGCTGTATCATTTTCCCGCGTTGTTAGTGCAGCTATGAATCTTCCCAAGAAAGTCGGAGGTTCTCAAGCTAGCGGTATCAACTTCAGCCACGGTAATTCAAGCTGGGAGTTGGCAACTCCATTTCCCATTAGCTTCCCTTCGGCACCTCTCGGGACTACATTGTCTCAGGCCTacttcaacaacatccatcCTCAATACCCTTTTTTGCATCGACCAACATTTCGGTTCTGGGAAGAGCTATGTTTCAAGGCGGATAGCACTGGCAACCTTTCACTTGCTGGGGATATCGCCCAGTTCTTCGTCTGGATGGTCTACGCAATTGCCTCCCTAGCCCTTGGCCCTAACCATTACGATACAGCGGAATCCTACTACAATATGGCGCTCGCACACCAGCCTTCAGTTCTAGAGCTTGATGGTATTGAGTCAATACAAAGCCTGCTTTGCTGTGCCGTCTACTCTATCAGATCCCCTGCTGGGGGAAGTTTATG GAAACTCTCTGGACTGGCAATTCGATATAGCATCGAACTGGGCTACCACAGAAGCGCGTCTACATACCGCAAGAACTCGAATCCTCTGATTGCCGAGATGTCCAATCGATGCTTTTGGGTGGCATACGATATCGACCGTGTTGCATCCTTCATTCTTGGCCGGCCAGTTGGTATCCCCGATGATTGCATCGATGCTGAG CTCCCTCTGGATATCAATGATGAACATATCAACGCTTTGGGTCTGCTTCAGAGCCCTCGGGCTTCTCCAGATGAGCCACCAACCAACATGACAGGGGCCATCCACGTTATTAAACTCCGCCGACTCTGGTCAAAGGTTGGGAACAGCATCTATCCAGCCATCACGAAATGTTCTCCGAGCCAAGAAGTTgcaaagaagcccttgatCGATCAACTTGCTAAGGAACTCGAGAGCTGGCATGCCGAAATCCCGCAGCCACCTGATACGGCTGGCCTCGATCCATTGTCCGTATTTGCGTCTCGGGAGTGGTTCAAGCTAGCTTATGACCACTCAGTCCTCCTTCTATACCGTTACTGGATCACGCACAAGCCACCTCCTGGGGAAGAGGAATCTGTTGAGCATGCACTTGAGACTTGCTCGCAGAAGGCGAAGGAAATATGCCTTCTCTACCGACGGCTGTTTCAGTACCAATCCATGCAGTTTACCTGGGGCTCATTGCATattctcttccttggtggCCTTACCTATCTGTATTGTATCTGGAAATCAGCAAGAGTGAGGCAAGCGGCCAAGAAAATGGACGTCATCAACACTTGCATGGCCTGCAACACAGCACTTGTCATTATAGCCGAACGATGGAGTAAAGCTACTCCGTACCGGGATATCTTCGAAGTGCTTTCTGAGAAAACCATCGGCCTCGTTTGCGGAGATGAATGGAGGCCGCATGGCAACTCTGCTGTGCCACCTACTTCGCACTCGGGGGAAGCGGTGGACTCACAACCCCTGGAGGACTGGATTATGGAGCTTGGCGCCAGCGATATGCCGACGGAGTCTGAGTGGTTTGTCCAGCAACTACTTCAAGGGATGCGGAACACACAAACGGATATCACGGCCGAAGCACCTCCGACTTCTTTAGATATGTGA
- a CDS encoding Zn(2)-C6 fungal-type domain-containing protein — protein sequence MVQNSSPSPWMPQEIRHDDHLDQSGLTETPQWNHHLPGPGESHASDDATLGSLLPLTTTPFTLPPALVPLLDEIIGRGRTISFLTPDLQLQSPDASYLNAGSVLCAPQPPYNIGVPTTSFQIPSDSPITTGSVFQARAEYVAGRLVLQARALAETGQTAFIHHTHVNASLILRDALAACSLDVMRNSANVFLVRSEIKRRVELLIEATETAISLTPPSSHSTMNLDLLPAVQAMLVYQCIRLFSTGDVAQQAEAERDAEPLARWVGILQGQTQWPRDNSAGGTQLEHSSWKDWIQAESIRRTIIFAELLDGIYTFLRFGWYRPSARMARLGFTGQVALWEARSVAEWHQAMGQRPWVEVSISSFHDDIKAALPDDLDELGIVIWVSYNGIDALEEWLGGDSTLLGKWGLRPRDGFAS from the coding sequence atGGTGCAAAATAGCAGCCCGAGTCCTTGGATGCCGCAAGAGATTCGACATGACGATCACCTTGACCAAAGCGGTTTAACCGAGACACCTCAGTGGAACCACCACTTGCCCGGACCAGGAGAAAGCCATGCCAGTGATGATGCCACACTTGGCTCGCTGCTGCCCCTCACAACAACTCCTTTCACTCTGCCCCCGGCCTTGGTGCCTCTATTAGACGAGATTATCGGCCGAGGGAGAACCATATCATTCCTCACCCCAGACCTCCAACTTCAATCTCCCGACGCGTCATATCTGAATGCGGGCTCAGTTTTATGTGCACCCCAACCTCCATATAACATTGGTGTTCCAACGACATCTTTCCAAATACCCAGCGACAGCCCCATAACCACGGGAAGTGTCTTCCAAGCCCGCGCGGAATACGTCGCCGGCCGCCTAGTCCTGCAGGCTAGGGCTCTAGCAGAAACGGGACAGACGGCCTTTATCCACCACACTCATGTCAACGCCTCTCTGATACTGCGAGACGCCTTAGCTGCCTGCTCCCTGGACGTCATGCGCAACTCGGCGAACGTGTTTCTTGTCCGGTCTGAGATTAAGAGGCGGGTAGAACTGCTTATAGAGGCTACAGAGACAGCCATCTCCCTTACGCCTCCCAGTTCCCATTCGACTATGAACCTTGATCTCCTGCCCGCTGTGCAGGCCATGCTTGTTTACCAGTGCATACGATTATTCTCGACCGGCGACGTTGCACAGCAGGCAGAGGCGGAGCGAGACGCTGAGCCGCTTGCAAGATGGGTCGGCATCTTGCAAGGACAGACTCAGTGGCCGCGAGATAACAGTGCCGGCGGTACACAGCTCGAGCATTCGAGCTGGAAAGACTGGATCCAAGCCGAAAGCATCCGACGTACTATAATCTTTGCAGAGCTACTTGACGGCATCTATACCTTTCTTAGGTTTGGCTGGTACCGACCCAGTGCGAGGATGGCCAGGCTGGGCTTTACAGGACAAGTCGCCCTATGGGAAGCAAGATCAGTAGCAGAATGGCACCAAGCAATGGGGCAAAGGCCTTGGGTCGAGGTTAGTATCTCAAGTTTCCATGACGACATTAAAGCGGCATTACCCGACGACCTTGATGAATTGGGAATCGTCATCTGGGTAAGCTATAACGGCATTGACGCGTTAGAGGAGTGGTTGGGTGGCGACAGCACACTGCTTGGGAAATGGGGGCTAAGGCCCCGGGATGGCTTCGCCTCTTAG